One Lutra lutra chromosome 7, mLutLut1.2, whole genome shotgun sequence DNA window includes the following coding sequences:
- the CHRM5 gene encoding muscarinic acetylcholine receptor M5, whose product MEGESYHNTTTVNGTPVSHQPLERHRLWEVITIAAVTAVVSLITIVGNVLVMISFKVNSQLKTVNNYYLLSLACADLIIGIFSMNLYTTYILMGRWALGSLACDLWLALDYVASNASVMNLLVISFDRYFSITRPLTYRAKRTPKRAGIMIGLAWLISFILWAPAIICWQYLVGERTVPPDECQIQFLSEPTITFGTAIAAFYIPVSVMTILYCRIYRETEKRTKDLADLQGSDSMAEAEPRKPAHKSLLTSCFSCPRPTLAQRERNQASWSSSRRSTSTPGKPSQATGPSTEWAQAEQLTTCSSYPSSEDEDKPATDPVFQVVYKSQAKESPREEFSAEETKETFVKAQAEKNDYDTQKYFLSPGAAHRPKSQKCVAYKFRLVVKADGTQETNNGCRKVKIMPCSFPVSKDPSTKGLDPSLSHQMTKRKRMVLVKERKAAQTLSAILLAFIITWTPYNIMVLVSTFCDKCVPVTLWHLGYWLCYVNSTVNPICYALCNRTFRKTFKMLLLCRWKKKKEEEKLYWQGNSKFP is encoded by the coding sequence ATGGAAGGGGAATCTTACCACAATACAACCACTGTCAATGGCACCCCGGTAAGTCACCAGCCTTTGGAACGCCATAGGTTGTGGGAAGTCATCACCATTGCGGCTGTGACTGCTGTGGTAAGCCTGATCACCATTGTGGGCAACGTCTTAGTCATGATCTCCTTCAAAGTCAATAGTCAGCTGAAGACTGTGAACAACTATTACCTGCTCAGCTTAGCCTGTGCAGATCTCATCATTGGGATCTTCTCCATGAACCTCTACACCACCTACATCCTCATGGGACGCTGGGCGCTTGGCAGTCTGGCTTGTGACCTCTGGCTCGCCCTGGACTACGTGGCTAGCAACGCTTCCGTCATGAACCTTCTGGTGATCAGTTTTGACCGTTACTTTTCTATCACCAGACCTCTGACATATCGGGCCAAACGTACCCCAAAAAGGGCTGGCATCATGATTGGCTTGGCCTGGCTGATCTCCTTCATCCTCTGGGCCCCAGCGATCATCTGCTGGCAGTACCTGGTTGGAGAGCGGACGGTACCACCAGATGAGTGCCAGATCCAGTTTCTGTCTGAGCCCACCATCACCTTTGGCACTGCCATTGCTGCCTTCTACATCCCCGTTTCTGTCATGACGATCCTCTACTGCCGAATCTACCGGGAGACAGAGAAGCGGACCAAGGACCTAGCTGACCTCCAGGGCTCTGACTCCATGGCGGAAGCGGAGCCAAGAAAGCCGGCTCATAAGTCTCTGCTGACATCTTGCTTTAGCTGCCCTCGACCCACCCTGGCCCAGAGGGAAAGGAACCAAGCCTCCTGGTCGTCCTCCCGCAGGAGCACCTCCACCCCTGGGAAGCCGTCCCAAGCCACTGGCCCAAGCACCGAGTGGGCCCAAGCCGAGCAGCTCACTACCTGTAGCAGCTACCCTTCCTCGGAGGATGAGGACAAGCCTGCCACAGACCCAGTCTTCCAAGTAGTCTACAAGAGTCAGGCCAAGGAAAGCCCAAGGGAAGAATTCAGTGCCGAAGAGACCAAGGAGACGTTTGTGAAAGCTCAAGCTGAAAAAAATGACTATGACACCCAAAAATACTTCTTGTCCCCCGGTGCTGCTCATAGACCCAAGAGTCAGAAATGTGTGGCCTATAAGTTCCGGCTGGTGGTGAAAGCTGATGGGACCCAGGAGACCAACAACGGCTGTCGCAAAGTGAAAATCATGCCCTGCTCCTTCCCAGTGTCCAAGGACCCTTCGACGAAAGGCCTGGATCCCAGCCTCAGCCATCAAATGACCAAACGAAAGAGAATGGTCCTCGTCAAGGAGAGGAAAGCAGCCCAGACCTTGAGTGCCATTCTCCTGGCCTTCATCATCACCTGGACCCCTTACAACATCATGGTCCTGGTTTCCACCTTCTGTGACAAGTGTGTCCCGGTCACCCTGTGGCACTTGGGCTACTGGTTGTGCTATGTCAACAGTACCGTCAACCCCATTTGCTATGCCCTCTGCAACAGAACCTTCAGGAAGACCTTTAAGATGCTGCTCCTCTGCcggtggaaaaagaaaaaagaagaggagaagttGTACTGGCAAGGGAATAGCAAGTTCCCCTGA